GCTGGATAAGCTTTTAAGCCAGCTTTCCGGCAGGGGCATCGCGGTGGTGATGAGCAGTCATGACTTAAACCACACGCTGCGTCACGCGCATCGCGTATGGCTACTGGCGCGCGGCAAACTGCTCGCCAGCGGCCCGCGTGATAATGTCCTTACGCCGCCCAATCTTGCGAATGCTTACGGTATGCCTTTCCGGCGGCTGGATATTGAAGGCCACCGAATGCTGATTTCTACCGCTCAGGAATAACCCTTTCTTGCAAGGTAGTAAGGCAACAGGCTAAATTACACAAAGGACAAAAAAAGCAGAGGAATCGTCTGGAAATGCGCTTCTGGTTTCTACTCGTGGGCATATTATTACTTGCAGGATGCAGCAGCCATCGTGCGCCACCCCCTAATCCACGGTTATCGGATTCCATAACGGTGATCGCCAATCTCAACGAACAGTTGCAAAACTGGCGCGGGACGCCCTATCGCTATGGTGGCATGAGCCGCGGAGGCGTTGATTGCTCGGGCTTTGTGCTGATGACGATGCGCGATAAATTCGATCTACAGCTCCCGCGAGACACCCGCACACAGGCGAAGATTGGCACAGAAATAGATAAAGATGATTTATTGCCTGG
Above is a window of Lelliottia jeotgali DNA encoding:
- a CDS encoding putative lipoprotein nlpC precursor, with protein sequence MRFWFLLVGILLLAGCSSHRAPPPNPRLSDSITVIANLNEQLQNWRGTPYRYGGMSRGGVDCSGFVLMTMRDKFDLQLPRDTRTQAKIGTEIDKDDLLPGDLVFFKTGSGESGLHVGIYDTDNQFIHASTSRGVMRSSLDNVYWRKNFWQARRI